One segment of Planctomycetia bacterium DNA contains the following:
- the gdhP gene encoding glucose dehydrogenase, whose protein sequence is MHGRFPVAAAGCLLLGLAIPAGAVPPESLAPAPTAPQEPVVAAASDEPQRSLAAIRNPLGLAGQVVAAEPLVANIVAFFVDGRGRIYVCETFRQGQGVEDNRSHGGWVADDIAARTLADRLAYMKKHLGTKIDAYTLRDDRIRLLVDADGDGTADDSRVFADRFNGILDGTGAGVLAHRDTVYYTNIPRLYALKDGDGDGRSDDRAVLSEGYGVRFAYRGHDMHGLVIGPDARLYFSIGDRGLDVRQGDRHLANPESGAVLRCELDGSNLEIFATGLRNPQELAFDDHGNLFTGDNNSDSGDQARLVHVVEGGDSGWRMAYQYLGDRGPFNREKIWHAYDKGATPASIVPPVHVGICAGPSGFAAYPGTGLPESFAGRFLLCDFRGGSDRSAVRSFRIQPQGAFFRVEDQKEVLGNVLATDVDFGPDGAIYVSDWVQGWDGTGKGRIYKFFDPASRDSAPVKQVAALLAAGFASRPTAELRSLLTHADRRIRRDAQFALADRKDVAGLTEIARGAASRLARLHALWGLGQIARRGDTAAVGGVDGLLDDDDAEVRAQTARLLGDCGIASATAGLIATLGDASPRVRAFAAMGLGKLAAREALPAVVRMLAADAGADPILRHAGIMALAGAGDVPGLLGLAAHESPEVRLAAVVALRRRNAPQVAVFLDDAEPRVVLEAARAINDTPIEAASPNLAALIGRRSASDPLLRRVLNATFRVGTPESAVALAQFAADPAAPEPMRLEALAMLGEWAAPGPRDRVVNIHRPLPARSADPALAALRAVMPGVLRGSPQVAQAAAQLAAKMGIAEVAPALRATIADADQPAAARADALRALAAVDSRGIETAITASLADREGPVRAAGRELLFAKNPAEALPLLAEAVERGAPIERQQALVLLGPAKLPGAREIVSAALDRLQADDFPAEARLELVEAAGRQADGPMKEKLAAYAKAKSAHGPLADYLETLAGGDAERGRRIFHEKVEVSCVRCHKAGAAGGDVGPDLARIGADKSREYLLESIVVPNKAIARNFESLQLVTDDGLRHVGVVRREDATTLELLTAEGRTVTIPVDSIEDRRPAKSAMPEDLVRLLSKQELRDLVAFLAGLR, encoded by the coding sequence TCTGCGAGACCTTTCGCCAAGGCCAAGGCGTCGAGGACAACCGCAGCCACGGCGGCTGGGTGGCGGACGACATCGCCGCGCGGACGCTCGCCGACCGGCTGGCCTACATGAAGAAGCACCTCGGGACCAAGATCGACGCCTACACGCTGCGTGACGACCGGATCCGGCTGCTCGTCGACGCCGATGGCGACGGCACGGCCGACGACTCACGCGTGTTCGCCGATCGGTTCAACGGCATCCTCGACGGCACGGGGGCCGGCGTGCTCGCCCACCGCGACACGGTCTATTACACGAACATCCCCCGGCTCTACGCCCTCAAGGACGGCGACGGCGACGGCCGCAGCGACGACCGGGCCGTGCTCAGTGAAGGGTACGGCGTACGGTTCGCCTACCGCGGCCACGACATGCACGGCCTCGTCATCGGCCCCGACGCCCGGCTGTACTTCAGCATCGGCGACCGCGGCCTCGACGTCCGCCAGGGCGACCGGCACCTCGCCAATCCCGAGAGCGGCGCCGTGTTGCGGTGTGAACTCGACGGCTCGAACCTGGAAATCTTCGCCACCGGCCTGCGCAATCCGCAGGAACTGGCCTTCGACGACCACGGCAACCTGTTCACCGGCGACAACAACAGCGACAGTGGCGACCAGGCCCGGCTGGTGCACGTCGTCGAGGGGGGCGACTCGGGCTGGCGGATGGCCTACCAGTACCTCGGCGACCGCGGCCCCTTCAATCGCGAGAAAATCTGGCATGCCTATGACAAGGGGGCGACGCCCGCGTCGATCGTGCCCCCGGTCCACGTCGGCATCTGCGCCGGCCCGTCGGGCTTCGCCGCCTACCCGGGCACGGGGCTGCCCGAGTCGTTCGCCGGCCGGTTCCTCCTCTGCGATTTCCGCGGCGGTTCCGACCGGAGCGCGGTCCGGTCGTTCCGCATCCAGCCGCAGGGGGCGTTCTTCAGGGTGGAGGACCAGAAGGAGGTCCTCGGCAACGTGCTCGCCACCGACGTCGACTTCGGCCCCGACGGCGCGATCTATGTCAGCGACTGGGTGCAGGGCTGGGACGGAACGGGCAAGGGACGGATCTACAAGTTCTTCGATCCGGCGAGCCGCGACTCCGCGCCGGTCAAGCAGGTCGCGGCCCTCCTCGCCGCCGGATTCGCGTCGCGGCCCACGGCCGAACTGCGGTCGCTCCTCACCCATGCCGATCGTCGCATCCGCCGGGACGCCCAATTCGCGCTCGCCGACAGGAAGGACGTGGCCGGATTGACCGAGATCGCCCGCGGTGCCGCCAGCCGGCTCGCCCGTCTGCACGCCCTGTGGGGCCTCGGCCAGATCGCCCGGCGCGGCGACACCGCGGCGGTCGGCGGCGTCGACGGCCTCCTCGACGACGACGATGCCGAGGTCCGGGCACAGACCGCGCGACTGCTCGGCGACTGCGGCATCGCGTCGGCCACGGCCGGCCTGATCGCGACACTCGGCGACGCCAGCCCGCGGGTGCGGGCGTTCGCGGCCATGGGCCTGGGAAAACTGGCGGCCCGTGAGGCCCTGCCCGCCGTCGTGCGGATGCTCGCCGCCGACGCGGGTGCCGATCCGATTCTCCGCCATGCGGGGATCATGGCGCTGGCCGGCGCCGGCGACGTTCCCGGCCTGCTGGGCCTCGCCGCCCACGAGTCGCCGGAGGTGCGGCTGGCGGCCGTCGTCGCCCTCCGTCGCCGCAACGCGCCGCAGGTCGCGGTCTTCCTCGACGATGCCGAGCCCCGCGTCGTTCTCGAGGCCGCGCGGGCGATCAACGACACCCCCATCGAGGCGGCGTCTCCCAACCTCGCGGCCCTGATCGGACGCCGGTCCGCCAGCGACCCGCTCCTGCGCCGTGTGCTCAATGCCACCTTTCGCGTCGGCACCCCCGAATCCGCCGTCGCGCTGGCCCAGTTCGCCGCCGATCCCGCAGCCCCCGAGCCGATGCGGCTCGAGGCGCTGGCGATGCTCGGGGAGTGGGCCGCTCCCGGTCCACGCGACCGGGTGGTCAATATTCATCGGCCCCTGCCGGCGCGGTCCGCGGACCCGGCGTTGGCGGCGCTGCGGGCCGTGATGCCCGGCGTGCTCCGGGGCTCACCGCAGGTCGCGCAGGCAGCGGCGCAGCTCGCCGCGAAGATGGGCATCGCCGAGGTCGCGCCGGCGCTCCGGGCCACGATTGCCGACGCGGACCAGCCCGCCGCGGCCCGAGCCGACGCCCTGCGGGCGCTGGCCGCGGTCGACAGCCGGGGGATCGAAACCGCGATCACGGCCTCGCTCGCCGATCGGGAGGGGCCCGTCCGTGCCGCGGGCCGGGAACTGCTGTTCGCGAAGAATCCGGCGGAGGCCCTGCCGCTGCTCGCGGAGGCGGTGGAGCGGGGCGCGCCGATCGAGCGGCAGCAGGCGCTCGTGCTCCTCGGCCCGGCGAAACTGCCCGGCGCGCGGGAGATCGTCTCCGCGGCGCTCGACCGGCTGCAGGCCGACGACTTTCCCGCCGAGGCGCGGCTGGAACTCGTCGAGGCGGCAGGCCGGCAGGCCGACGGCCCGATGAAGGAGAAACTCGCCGCCTACGCGAAGGCGAAGTCCGCACACGGGCCGCTGGCCGACTACCTGGAGACGCTCGCCGGCGGCGACGCCGAACGCGGCCGCAGGATCTTCCACGAAAAGGTCGAGGTGTCCTGCGTCCGTTGCCACAAGGCCGGGGCCGCCGGCGGCGACGTGGGCCCGGACCTGGCCCGCATCGGCGCCGACAAGAGCCGCGAGTATCTCCTGGAGTCGATCGTCGTCCCCAACAAGGCGATCGCCCGCAACTTCGAGTCGCTGCAGCTCGTCACCGACGACGGCCTGCGGCACGTGGGGGTCGTCCGCCGCGAGGATGCGACGACGCTCGAACTGCTGACGGCCGAGGGGCGGACGGTGACGATTCCCGTCGACTCGATCGAGGATCGACGCCCCGCGAAGTCGGCGATGCCGGAGGATCTGGTCCGGCTGCTGTCGAAGCAGGAACTCCGCGACCTCGTGGCGTTTCTCGCCGGCCTGCGCTGA